The genomic window AGCGAATTCGTTTGGAATATTTAGTAAAAGCATAGATACTTGAGGTAACAAGAGGATGATAGTGTACAAAATAGTGAGTCTATATGTAATAACTAAAAGCCCTACCTAAATCAGATGAAAATCGCCTATATTCCGTGGCATGGTAAGGATCAGCATATAAAATGGATTGCAAGAGACTGGACATAATTATTTAGCACCGGTGCAGTTAggtgtccttgtggaccaccctctTGAGGGCCAGGAAGCAGTGGCGGGTGCTCAGATCATGGTAGCCCACGGGTCCTCGCTCGCAGTCCGCACAAACCAGGAACTTCCTGCCGTCCAGCGTGTTGGAGAAGCCGATGTTCTCGAACGTCATCATGTCCTTAACCAGCCAGAAGTCCTTCAGTGGCTCGCTGTTTAGGCTGTCCGCTGTTCGGTCCTGCTTCTGCATCATCAGTGGCACATCCACCTGGCCGCAAGAAACGTAAACAATTAGATTGTTGGCCCAGTCAGAAGGGCTAAGCCATCCGGCACTCACCTCCTCCTGGTTGTAGGTGCCCTCTTGGGCTTTCAGCATCAAACTGTTGCAGAACTGGCAGCGCacatttgatttgttttttccATCAACGATTTGCTCGCTGAAATCAGCTTCCTCGGTCATTTTTTGTGGATTTATCTTAATTTTGCACCAAACGCATAAAATGTAATCAGTTGATACTTAAGCAGTCGTTATACAACACTGTGCAGTTGAGTGGTCACACTGTCGTTATCGATAGACGATAATTATCGCCGCCGTTAAGCCGCAAATTCAAATATAgagtttccgtttccgttctTACCAacaacataaatcaaaactaaattatacaaattctACACATAAATTTGGTAAATTCTCTCTGTAATCCA from Drosophila yakuba strain Tai18E2 chromosome 2L, Prin_Dyak_Tai18E2_2.1, whole genome shotgun sequence includes these protein-coding regions:
- the LOC6527696 gene encoding guanine nucleotide exchange factor MSS4 homolog, translated to MTEEADFSEQIVDGKNKSNVRCQFCNSLMLKAQEGTYNQEEVDVPLMMQKQDRTADSLNSEPLKDFWLVKDMMTFENIGFSNTLDGRKFLVCADCERGPVGYHDLSTRHCFLALKRVVHKDT